The nucleotide sequence tccTTCTGCAtgtgcttctgaaaacaaaacagacaaacccTTAACCTTACTAATTCTTAACTTGTAACCAGTCTCCTCAAAGCAAAAAGTTGGGGTTGCTTCTTTTGGGGAGAgaggttggttggttgttttttcaaGTGCTGttgtaaaatacattatttccaCTGTGTACACAAGGgcactttcttcattttctttaacaaaaattatttaagtttATATTGAGATGCTAATTTCCATGGGTCCTGTCACTTTCCAGGTATGATTGAACATGGTCTTACTGACTGCTCACACTACAGACCAAGAAAGAGCATATCGGAGGATGCTGTCTTGCAAGAAATTACACCACGGTTAGATGACTCTGTATCTGCTGCTGATACTTCAAATACAAACTTGGGAatggggaagggaggcaggAAGATGGCAGGAAACCATTCGCTGGGAGGTCAGAACACAAACGTGCCTTTCTCCCAGTCAGAGAAGATTTGCAACGGAGCTCAGTCCTCCAATGGTACTGTGCAGCACTTGAAAGTTCCTTCCCGCACTTCTCCAGAGTCCTCTGAAAGTGAATGGGAGACCTTAGATCCCAGCATTTTAGAGGAGTCTAATATGAAAGAAGGAGTACGTGAAAACGCAGCATCAGAACAGGCTGAAAATCTCCCAAGTGAATGCAGGAGTTCAGAAACCCTTCCAATCACTGTGCAGCCCCAGGCAAATACAGGACACGCAGTGCTTGTTCCAGGACTGGTATCTGGGTTGGAAGAGGACCAGTATGGTATGCCGTTGGCTATTTTTACAAAGGTAAACAGGTTGTTTATAATACCAGGTAACTCATaaagacttctgtttttcagaagtggCTAATAATTTTAGTTACCCAGCTCCAAATGGACAGTAGGGTACTACAAAACACGTAAGTAAGTCTCTGACAAGTGACTGCGTGTTCATAGGCAGGTGGAAAGAGCTCTTGTGTGTCTGAGGGGTGTGCACACGCACATACATTCCCCTTTCATACATGCACTTCTGTACTGTTTGCAGTTCTGCGTGATGGTAACCTCTAGACCCAGCATGGTTAATGAACGGTATCTATGAGTaaccactgttttcttttactctgaAGAATTGTTGATCTAATCTGTATGGGTCAAGATCAGAGTACTTAAGTATTTAGATACCTTAATCCAAACTAAGTTTCTGAAAGCTATCTTAGCTCCCTCCTaagcctgttttccttctcttatgtatatatatatttccccccCTTCCTTATATAACACTACCTGGTTGTCTGTGGCTCTCCCCATGCACAGTGCTGAGCTGCTCAGCTTCAAGCTTTCACTAAAAAATGCCTAACTGAACTCCAGGTATCCCAGAGTTCCTGTACAGGCTTTGATGGGCATTGTTCAATAACAAGCAATACATCTACCAGAGCTGGTTCTCTgtataaaatggagaaaatgcctcccttttaaaaatagctttgtcAGTGAAAGAAGTGATACGAtacctttttgttgttgtgtgttgttttttttttaatgtaataacCCTTTAGGTGAGCACTTGCCCAGAAAGCAGAAGATTCAGATCTATTTCCTGAAGGTTATGAGGTTCAAAGTggcatttcttcctttgtagACACTTGTGTTTTCTTGCAGAATGTTGTATTTGACAATGATATTTGAGCTTCTTGGAATACCTTTCATTGGAAAGAGTACACTAAGTGGGTCCAAGTGAGCAGCTCAAATGTCATCTTCCCTGTCACTGTTAGAAATAGTTTTTCAGCACTGATGTAGAGTCTGGTGTTTGTCTTTATGGTCTGTCTAATCAAAAGAATAGCctgtaatttgtatttaatttaggTCTGTTGAAGAACAAGATTGAAAGCAAGAATCAAATCATTGATAAGGAGGCCTAAGTGTGCAAACTTAATTTGCCACCAAGCTcatgaaatggaaaagtaaatGACCTTAAAGAAGTTAAGGTTTCTACGTGTTCACCTTCTATTTCACAGAGGCACTTTTCATCTGAATACATTCAGTGTAATTAAACAGAAATGGCTCTACATCTCAAAATTACCAGAAAAATATGATTATAAGTTTAACCACTTACTGGAAAGCTTGAATCTCTTTTGGAGCTCTCATCTCTGGGTTGTTTTATGCCATGCCATGGAAAGACTAACAAATTTGAATAGGAGGAAACTTTGCCAGATGATAAAATAATGTATCCAAATGCATCAGAGCATAGGGAAAAATAGGTTGTGATACTTGTTTCTTTACTAGCAGTTCTGTAAGAACTAAAACTCGCTTCAAttgtattctttaaaaaaataaattgaacaagggcacagaaataaacattGTTATATTTACAGAGAAATTGGACTTTTGGGAACTGATGCTTGATCTTTAAAATAGTGAAGTTTCCAACACTTTGCTACTTACATATACAACAGTTAGACCTTCCTTTACCAGCATGGGctatatttttctgattttttttttctgttttaggtTGGTGATTCCATCTCAAAGCACTGTTGTTCCTTTGACACAGGCTGTTTTTGCTTTCAGCCGATAAGTGCTTGTCATCTGGAAAGCCATCCCTGTGTTCAATATGGCAAAAGGGAATAGTGCTCCTTTCTTCCATATGTTTCCAATTACTACGCACTGTGTGATAAAGTACATGtgctctttgtttctttccagtaTGCCGTTAGCTTTTCTGGGCTTCTGCTAGTGAATAAACTGTGGTGTGCTTTATGCAAATGAACAGCTGGAATTAGGCTTGAGTATTAGTCCTAGAGTTATGGTGTTCctatatttaaaactaaaattaaaataactacaGCTGTTTCTCAGTGCTCTTCGAATATCTTACCTCAAAGCCTTATGACActtctttcaaaatgtgttgtgttgtttgtgttttttttttattggagtGTGGGATGCTAGATTAATGTAAGCATGGAGTGTTTGAGGAGCACAGTGCGTTGCTTTCTATATTATTCTCTTTTAAAGCCTGCATATGCTCATCAAAAAGTGATTGTTATCTCTAGAACTTGGAAATGTCCATCTATCAAATGTGGATATCAGTCCTGTATTTTTCTAGCTCTCCTGCATTGTAGACTTGAGGCATGTCAAAAGAGCTCATGGTGTGCAAATGGAGAGATGCATCTTCATCTCTGCTGACTTCCTGTCTCTGAACTGCCCTGAGAACTCATTATTGATGCATATTACTTATTCTGTTACCTTGTAAACACTGGATTCTTGTCAATTCACCTTGTATTTCAGTCCTGAGACTGGAAGGCAACACAACCTCTTGGAACTCCCAATTTATGTAGAATTTGGTTCCTTTACTTTGCggataaaatacagcaaaacaacAGATAACTGCAGCTGAAATTGTAGTAACCAGTGTTGTTCATTCCGGGTGAAATGTGCTAACTTTTGTTAGGGACATAACTCtgaataaagacttttttttttttttttttagaggagaGGGGGCTTTTGTTAATCCTCTAAATATCTCTGTTGCTTTAGGGATACCTTTGCTTGCCATACATGGCACTGCAGCAACATCATCTCCTGTCGGATGTAACAGTCCGCGGCTTTGTTGCAGGAGCCACCAATATCCTGTTCCGTCAGCAAAAGCACCTGAGCGACGCGATTGTGGAAGTATGATCTTTGCATTTGAACTTCGTGAActggaagggagggaaaaaagaggttgcattttgaatgtatagTTTTGGGTTCATGTCTGAATTTTTGAATTACTTCTCTATGAAATAAATTCTTAAATGCTGAAGGGTATTCCGTTTGTATCAGTTTTTGGGGTAGGACGGAACTTTAAGCTGTAATTAAGGTGTAATTTTACTTTTCATGTCACAggctttttcatctttttcgTGGCTTTGGATTAAGCTCTTCAAAAATGAGTGCTCTGAGCTGAGAAACATACAGTTAGAGAATAAAACGTGTTAATGATGATTTCCTCTTGATATAATTGACATGTTAAAAACAGTATCTCAGAAAGCAATATGTCTGTTCTAGTAAGTGTATACAACTATACAATCAGCCTAGGATAGCTACATATTGATAGTGAACTTCATAAATTGAAGTGAAAATCCAAAAGAGCCTCTAAGAAAACACGTGAACACCAATTTTCTCTTGCCAAATCCTTTCAAATGAGCAGCTTTTAACTCTGCCTGGTTGATGATGAGGTTCTGGTTGTGTCAGAGCAGTAGCTGACAGTGAGAACTTTTCACTCAGGATTTCTTTGgtcatttgtttcttcttgatATTTGTTGAGACTGTTGCATTCTGATTTAGGTAGCTGCTTGTCAGTAGCAGTATGTAGTAGTATGTTTGAGCAGTTTTATTTAGATAAATTTTTACCCTTGGAATTATTTCATACAGATAGAAGATGCTCATGTACAAATCCACGATCCAGAACTCCGTAAGATCCTGAACCCTACAACCGCTGACCTAAGATTTGCAGATTACTTGGTGAAGCATGTAACTGAGAACAGAGATGATGTTTTCCTTGATGGCACTGGATGGGAAGGAGGAGATGAGTGGATCAGGGCTCAGTTCAGTGCTTACCTTCACGCgctgcttgctgctgtgctgcaacCAGGTAGAACAGATACCCTAGACAAGACCTTGTCTAGGAATTGAGATGAGGGTGGGTGTAAAAAagtatttgttctgtttcattacATGTGTGGCCTGTCATTGGATCTCCCTCTGCCTAAAGTTTCATTTTGTGCTACTTTTTTTTGGttgtccttttctgtctttgttatTCCTTGACAAGCTTATTACTCATTCTTCACAGCCTTACAGACCcgtttcttctctgtttctccttgATTTAATTAAGCTTTCATTATAAGTAGAAGTTCCTGAAACCCTGTATATGATGAAACTTTTACAAACTTGGGTGTCCTACAGAGTTGTTTGAGACCTGAAATTCAGTTTGGGGAACTAATTGGATTCAAGGAGGCATGAAGTTAAGTGGCTCTTTTTGGGAGGTTTTACTACTGTGTCTCATCTCTTTTCCATTCCTGCTATGGTCTTTAGAAGGGATTCACTTAACTGTCAGCTAGGGATTTTACCAGCTTGTGTTTCCTGGAGCTCAACATTTTTTGCCTTAACTCAGAGGGAATACTCTGTGTTGCAGCCTTTCGTGCATGAATGCAGCCAAAAGAATCAGTGGCTTATTTGTGGAAGTTTGCCAACCACTAACCCTCTTGACTTCATACTCTTCATGATTATTCTCCTTTCACACCAGTAAAGTAACTCAGTTTCTGTTCTGTGGTGTTTCTGAGAAGCAATGAGatcaaaaatgtgattttatagTCTCAAAGGTGAAAAGTTCTTTGTCTGacaacattaatattttaagatgaTTAATAGTTTGATAATGGAATGTCAGGCTTTTCATGAAATTCATACTACTTCACTGTCTGGTTCTAAAATGATTTCCCACaatcttctgtattttaaagggGTTGTTATGATAAGTTGATTCCACAGTAGCTCATACTGTGGTTTTGGAGTGGATTTGAAATTTACTGTATTTGAATGAGCATTAACATAGTACAGCAAATCCTAATGTATCTGACCAAAATCAATgtaaatgatgtttttgttcTCAGTTACCGCGTGGCCTTTCTCTGCCCTTTCTGTCTTTGCCCAGAGAACAAGTCAAGAGGTCTATGTTTGTgtgactttctttttccagttgaGCTCTTCACTTAGAACTTTACAAGTTAattaagaagaaacaaaaccaagcttttctcatttttaagtgTTTCGTTTTGTCTTGGCTTTTTGTATTTGGGacacttgaaaataataaaacattttttgaaatgttagGTTCTTTGTACTAATATTGACTTGTCTTTGATTTGATGAGAGTCTGGAAAAttccagtttttctttaaaatgcagtcatttttcttctattataCCTGTAGTGAATTGCTACAAGTTcacatctgtattttaatttctcagaCAATGAGAAGACTTTGTCAGACTTTGGAACACCATTTGTAGTAGCCTGGAAGAATACTCACAACTACAGAGTATGGAATAGCAATAAGCATCCAGCTCTTGCAGAAGTAAATTCTAGGTAAGGAACTGATTTTTAGGATTTAACATGGAACGTTCCAGTTATGAGCAGCTACGTACACATCATTCTGTAGGATTAGTGCCCCTCTTGCTCCTATTATAAAGCCTTGAGG is from Anser cygnoides isolate HZ-2024a breed goose chromosome 2, Taihu_goose_T2T_genome, whole genome shotgun sequence and encodes:
- the AVL9 gene encoding late secretory pathway protein AVL9 homolog isoform X4, which produces MEKRGAPPPRGPVLHIVVVGFHHKKGCQVEFSYPPLMPGEGHDSHGLPEEWKYLPFLALPDGAHNYQEDTVFFHLPPRCGDQTTVYGVSCYRQIEAKALKVRQADITRETVQKSVCVLSQLPLYGLLQAKLQLITHAYFEEKDFSQISILKELYDHMNSSLGGTSLEGSQVYLGLSPRDLVLHFRHKVLILFKLILLEKKVLFYISPVNRLVGALMTVLSLFPGMIEHGLTDCSHYRPRKSISEDAVLQEITPRLDDSVSAADTSNTNLGMGKGGRKMAGNHSLGGQNTNVPFSQSEKICNGAQSSNGTVQHLKVPSRTSPESSESEWETLDPSILEESNMKEGVRENAASEQAENLPSECRSSETLPITVQPQANTGHAVLVPGLVSGLEEDQYGMPLAIFTKGYLCLPYMALQQHHLLSDVTVRGFVAGATNILFRQQKHLSDAIVEIEDAHVQIHDPELRKILNPTTADLRFADYLVKHVTENRDDVFLDGTGWEGGDEWIRAQFSAYLHALLAAVLQPAFIISRSS
- the AVL9 gene encoding late secretory pathway protein AVL9 homolog isoform X1; translation: MEKRGAPPPRGPVLHIVVVGFHHKKGCQVEFSYPPLMPGEGHDSHGLPEEWKYLPFLALPDGAHNYQEDTVFFHLPPRCGDQTTVYGVSCYRQIEAKALKVRQADITRETVQKSVCVLSQLPLYGLLQAKLQLITHAYFEEKDFSQISILKELYDHMNSSLGGTSLEGSQVYLGLSPRDLVLHFRHKVLILFKLILLEKKVLFYISPVNRLVGALMTVLSLFPGMIEHGLTDCSHYRPRKSISEDAVLQEITPRLDDSVSAADTSNTNLGMGKGGRKMAGNHSLGGQNTNVPFSQSEKICNGAQSSNGTVQHLKVPSRTSPESSESEWETLDPSILEESNMKEGVRENAASEQAENLPSECRSSETLPITVQPQANTGHAVLVPGLVSGLEEDQYGMPLAIFTKGYLCLPYMALQQHHLLSDVTVRGFVAGATNILFRQQKHLSDAIVEIEDAHVQIHDPELRKILNPTTADLRFADYLVKHVTENRDDVFLDGTGWEGGDEWIRAQFSAYLHALLAAVLQPDNEKTLSDFGTPFVVAWKNTHNYRVWNSNKHPALAEVNSSHPFQGQYSVSDVKLRLSHSVQNSERGKKIGNVMVSTSRNVVQTGKAVGQSVGGAFTSAKSAMSSWFSTFTQSTQSLGD
- the AVL9 gene encoding late secretory pathway protein AVL9 homolog isoform X2 codes for the protein MPGEGHDSHGLPEEWKYLPFLALPDGAHNYQEDTVFFHLPPRCGDQTTVYGVSCYRQIEAKALKVRQADITRETVQKSVCVLSQLPLYGLLQAKLQLITHAYFEEKDFSQISILKELYDHMNSSLGGTSLEGSQVYLGLSPRDLVLHFRHKVLILFKLILLEKKVLFYISPVNRLVGALMTVLSLFPGMIEHGLTDCSHYRPRKSISEDAVLQEITPRLDDSVSAADTSNTNLGMGKGGRKMAGNHSLGGQNTNVPFSQSEKICNGAQSSNGTVQHLKVPSRTSPESSESEWETLDPSILEESNMKEGVRENAASEQAENLPSECRSSETLPITVQPQANTGHAVLVPGLVSGLEEDQYGMPLAIFTKGYLCLPYMALQQHHLLSDVTVRGFVAGATNILFRQQKHLSDAIVEIEDAHVQIHDPELRKILNPTTADLRFADYLVKHVTENRDDVFLDGTGWEGGDEWIRAQFSAYLHALLAAVLQPDNEKTLSDFGTPFVVAWKNTHNYRVWNSNKHPALAEVNSSHPFQGQYSVSDVKLRLSHSVQNSERGKKIGNVMVSTSRNVVQTGKAVGQSVGGAFTSAKSAMSSWFSTFTQSTQSLGD